The genomic window aaaaaaaaaaaaatgaagacaaaaatggtTTCCATCCAAATTATTTGGTCTAGGATACCAAGGTCATCTAGATATGACCTCTGCCTTTCAGTCTCCTGTCCTGCTGTCCTGGTCATAACCACACGACTTGCTGTTGCCCAACTGTGCCAGATAGCGTCATGCCTCTGAGGCACTGTGCATATTTTCCCTTCCTGCAACATTTGTCAGTCCTTGTTTATGAATTCCTCATTTTTCAAGGCGTGGCTCAACCATCAACTCTTCTAGAGTCCTTCAACAGAACTGACCATTCCCTTTTTTTGTGCTCTGGCTGCAGTACCCATCTACCTCTATTAAGCATTTATTCCTATTATTGCCTCTGGTGTTTTAGATTTCAGTCTTCTCCACTAGATTCCAAGAAGGCAAGTCATcgcttgttcttttccttctaggACCCAGCACAATCTTAGGACAGTAAGTACTGGGGAAACTCTGCAAAGAAGGggcaacagaaacttggcaagggCACTACCTGGGCGGCTAGGCATTGAAGACCATCCCACCCACCCTCTAACCCCAGTCTGTGGACAGCCTTAAACCTTTCGGAGCTGACCACTGGGATCAAACAGTTACACGGGGATCTACTGTGGACCTAAATAAATTCCCACCTCCAGGGACCCCTGTTTTCAGAGTTTGATGCTAGAACTGAAGGTGACCAAAATTGGTGCCTTTGGAAACACTCCACAACAGATGAACTGAGGCCAACACGGTGATTCAAAATCCTATCTATGAAAGCCTGGACGGATGGCAGTTTGGGTGGCCCCATGCACATGTCACTGGCGTACGTGCATATGTGGCTGGGCTCggatggagaagacagaaaatatagaTGAGGATTACTAAATGAATCTAACCATATTTCAAGAAGCTATTTATCAAAATGATCATAGAAAGGCTAGCTTGGAACCCAAAATGTGTCtgatgaataaatacaaaatgagtattggggtttttttttgttagtgttttttttttgtttttttttttttttttagaataatcttttttCTGTGCTTCTGCTCTTATACTTCACAGGATTCAAACACCTGGGGAACAAGTCCACCTGGCCCTCACATAGCAGggttttggggaaaaaagcaCTGAAGATGAAGGTTAGCTCTATGAACATATACAATACACACACCGCTCTTTGCTGCTCAAGAGAACACCCAGGTCTGATCTTTGTAACACTAACTACAAACAgttgtttcttttctccccaacACATTTCCATAAAAATCCATTCTTAAGATATCAAAAACATAATGCAATGTTCTACCTACCtgattttatctgttttcctCTTAGACCATAAAAGACTAATGTTTGAGAACAGTTCATAATAATCTGATCCACCAGGGCATGAAATCCTATCACACACCAATGAACTATTTGTAAATGGATTTGTCTTTATAATTTAAAGCATGAATTTGGTAGCACTACAGGATAAAAGGCAATTACTGACTATGCCAGGAATTAATGGGGCATTGTAATTTAATCAATGTATTTGCAAGTATGTGACATCAAGCAATAACCCCTTCCGATCTGTGAGTAGTTATTAATAGCAGCCTGCAAGAAAAGGGCCTGAAGTCTCAGTAGACCGAAAGCGTAATGAGTCACTGCTGTGATGGGGCTGTCCAAAAATCTTATTTTGATCCCAGCTGCATTAacagaaatgcagagtctcagaCACGGTACCTTGGTCGCACCCAACTTGTGCAGAGCTCCAGGCATTACGACTGAAGAGCAGGCCCAGGCAGAAATGTCAAAACCATGTTACATAAAACAAGAATGAGAAAACCAGGACGCCTTTCAAAGAGTTTAAGGAGACACATGATACTGATCAGTAAGTGCCTGAATTACACTATAAATACAATCAACAGCAGTTAGGGAGGAGGGAAGCCGCAAATATCCCTTTTTTTCCAAAGAGGGGGAAGCTAAAGTAAGAAGGACCAGATGGGAGTTAATTCTCAATGctgaaaaaaggaaagtgaagtgAAAATGTGTCAGTACCCAGTTAATGTGTGTAGAGACCAAATTAGATAACTCAAGTTTCCCACAGGTCTTTTCGTTTCACATTTATAGGTTAGCTAATTAAccacaatttcattttttctttttcattctgttgcTGTTGTTACACAGTCCTAACCATAGAAATCCTCACTAAAGATCACCTTTAAAACAAGCTTCGATGCAATGTACAATCAAATCATACATAGCTTTCCTTggttcttaaattatttaaaatacataaatactaaataaaacattaacagaaCACTTCCACGTTCCCATAGCTTCCTGCCATTCACATCCCAGTCTATGTTCTAGACAACTCTGGCAACGAAGACACCATAGAAAATattaatggtaaattttattttcattgatatttcatttaacataatttcAAAGTAGGTCTGTGCTCTAAGATGAGCCAAAAAACAGAAACCCTAAAGCTCATAAGAGATGTTTTTCACACTGTTCTGAGTAGGGCATGGGGTTTGGGGGTCCCCAAAGTTGATACCTAACATTTTACCCTTTGAGGTTTTACCtatagacacagaaagaagagagaacatcAACACACAAGAATCAAAGTGTAATAAGGAGCTCTTGGGTTACAAACTACCACCTCTTTAAGGCTGTAGTGAAATGAATGATTTCTTCTGCGAAgttcaatgtcatttttttttttaagtaaaatgtcaGAATATGTGAAAATGCTGCACTTGTTTCTCTTAATACACTGATATTggagaagtttttaaaatcttcatgaGTCCAAGCTGGGACATGACAACTACTGATGGGGTCTATTCAACACGCTAATTCCAAGTTTGGCGACCATCAGCAAACTGttcaaaagaaacacataaacCAAAACACATCAGGTAAAGAACACAACAGGTACtcgactgcttttttttttttttttttaagaaactaagaCTACAGGCCCTTCGCAACTACATGAGGAGACGCCGAGGCCGAGCAGGCAGAGGTGGAGACTTCATTCTCGGAAACACGAAAGAAATAACATGCCAAGGGGCAGTCTTGCCCTGCACCCGCCTCAAAATGGTACGTGTGAATTGGGGGTTCCTCATCTCACTGCCAATAATTCAAAGAGATGAGCAAACTGAAGGCTGAAAGACCAAGGTCTCTCCGGGGTCACTGAGCTAGTTAATGGTAGATTTCCAGTCTCCAGTTTACTGCTCTTGACCTTGGTGTACACGGACTATAAAGCATTATGCCTGACAGCGTAACTATGACTGAAGTCAGGCTAGTGATCTTCTTtcgaacagatttttaaaaattctgtcctCAGAGTATCTTTATCACACGTAAGgaaaacgtttttaaaaacaatctggtCTGAGTTTTGTAACTCAAGTTAGCCAGCAGGATTCAATCAAAACTCCCTTTTAACAAAATGGTCAGTGATAAAGGACACCCACACGTCTAAGAAATCTGGAACGCACGCTGAAAGTCGCAGAAAGAGCCGCTGTCAGGGCTTTGCCTGAAGCTCCTTCTGACGGAGGCAGGAGCCAGGATGGACCAGATTGCAAACGTGACAGCAAAGCCATGAACTTACTTCATTTTGACATCAAATCAACTACTGTTTTTGCAGCCTTTCCTATTTGTGTGTAAATTAAATCATTTCGGTTGATGTCCAGCATCAGGTATACCAACACAAGTAAATTCTGGAATGTACAGTGTATCTGGGGCCCTAAACTCAACTCCATCCCGGTGACGAACGGCAAGGGAACAGAAAATACCTGGCACCCGCGATTAAGCCCGCAGGCAGAAATTTCCCAGAGTGGTAGAATCTCATCCCCATAATGCCAGCTAAGGTTCCAGATGTAGCTgaggggaaagacagaaagaatcgAATATCATTACATCTTCTATACGGGAGAACCAATGTCCCACCCACCTTTCAAGGGCCAGATCCCCTCTCATACCATCTCCTCCACGCTGGGGGAGCGCTGGGGGTGCTTCATGGCCACCCGCGCCCTATAGGACTAAGTACAAAGACTGGAATATAAGGCCCTCACCATCTGGGCCAAACCTGCCTTTCCGGCCTCACTACCCACCATTCTTCCGCCATAGTTTTCTCCACATTTGCGGTAGGTCTTCTTCTATTCCCTGTTGATGTATTTACCTTAACTGTATGCTCTGCTAGTCAGCATGTGAAGACCTATTACATGTATTCCCATGCACTCACTGCACTAGGTGCTGGAGGGCAAAACTACCATCATAAAAGGCCTCTAAGAGGGTCCCGCCTATTCGGGAAAATGAGGAAAGGATTTGCTGAGGAAACAAAGACCAAAAAGCCAAGATCTGAAAAGGAGTGAAGAGCtaaaagggggaagaaagcaCATTCCAAGAGAGGGGATAATAATGGTGGGGCCTTGTGGTGAGAGGGAACCGAAGGCTCAACTGTGGCCAGTAAGGAAGAGGGGccagagcacagagccctgacagcCATACTGAGGACTATGTTCTTCGGCCCAAGAGCAATGAGAAGCCATCAAAGCATACCAAGCAGAGGGATACATGAACATAAGAGGACTGTAAAATCAGAACTCGAGCTGCTCCATGGAGAACAATCCGGAGGGAAACCAGAGCATGTCGGGATACCACTGAAGAACTTCCTCAAGAATGCAGGTCAGATAAGGGGTACTGGGATGAGAACGGTGGCCATGGAGACACAGAAGGGGACACTTCAGGGTATGGGCTGGAGGTAGTGCAAATAGGACTGACTGCTGAAGGAGACAGAAAGGTGGGAGGAGGACAAGATCCAAATGGATGGAAAACACTGGCACCAAACACATTTGTAAGGACATGAAGTTAGGTTTGGGCAGATGCCTGGAGACAAGATTTCAAGCACACAACCTTTACTTATGAGTAAAGCTTGGAGGAGTGATGCCTTTCTGAATCAATTTTCCGTTTCAATGGTAATTTAAGGCCTAGACCCCAATAACACTGCCAAGCAAGACGGTATAAAGAAgatacggggtgcctgggtggctcagtcggttaagggtccgacttcggctcaggtcatgatttcaaggtcccggagttcgagccctgcatcgggctctgtgctgacagctcagagcctggagcctgcttcggattctgtgtttccctctctctctgcccttcccccgctcatgctctatctctgtcttaaaaataaacattaaaaaaattaaaaacaaaaaaaaaaaatatacaaagagccaGGTCTTAAGAACTTAAATATTTAATGGCCAAGAAGAAAGATGGGTCAACAAAAGAGAACgagaaaataagaaggaaaacaggagagTGGAAAATGGCTTGGTCTCCTATGCTGAAAAAGCTAAAAGGCCAACtagaatgagaattaaaaaatgtacagtcgggttgcctgggtggctcagctggttagacatctgagtcttgattccagctcaggtcatgatcccagggtcatgagattgaaccccgcatcggactccacactgagcgtggagcttgcttgggattcgctctctcgctctctctcttgcccttccccagctcaggcGCACGctctttctaataaataaataaacattaaaagtatataCACTGGATTTTGAAAATCCAGGTCACTGACAGGCTCAAGGAAAGCTATTTCCATGgacaaaggacacaaaaaggGGGGTCGAGAATGTGAGAGGTGAAGAAGTAAAAACAGGGAGTAGAACGGATTGTTTTAGGGAAGTTgctgaaggggaagaagaagggcaGGCAACTGGAGAAGGAAGTGGGGTCACGAgaggtcctttcttttttaatgggtaAGAGAGGACACCTTTGAACATGAGTGGGAAGGATTCACCCGCAGGGCAGAACACAAATAAGAGATGACATCTCTGGCAGCATAACACCCCAAGAAGGTGGGGAGAAGAGACCCAAAGCGTGGGTGGAGGGATTGgcctttgagagagaaacagcacagcAGAAGGCCTGGGTGATGATGGCATGCTGGAGCCTCCGTGTGATGACTGTTGTTTTCCTTTACGTAGGCAGCGAGGGCAGTTGCTGAGAGCAGGAGTAGAATCAGACATGAGGATAAAGGAAGCCTAAAAGTCATTCAGGAGCTTGAGCGAGGGAGCTGGGAGGCAGAGCTGAGAGCGGGGCGCCTCCTCCTTCCACAGGCATGCCCCAAATCAGCCGCCACGACCTCCCTTCCCAACCCGTGCCAACTTGTACGAGCCACTCGGTCAACACACTTGTTCTCCCCGCCACTCTTCTAAGGGCCGGCACTGCACGTGTTCCCACTCTGCGTATCTGGGGAGACGGCGAGATGTCCACGCTCCCGGCAGAATGGCTGATGTGTGGGGAGAGCTCAGTGAAAATGCACCCCAGGCCACGCTGATAAGAAGTGATCTTCCTCCCCGGTGCTGCTGTTTGGGCTGCTCACGGGGCACTTCAGCAGCCCCGCAGTCACCCCAACAGCATCAGTCAACGTAAAGGCTCCTCGAAGGCAAGGCCTATGCCAGACATTCAGCTTAGTTTTAAAGGGCTAACACGTGATTTGCAAAGGCAAACAAACGCACTATTGAGGCAAACCTCACCCAGGCACGTGATCCTCCGGTACAAGCACATGCTCTTCAGTGGGCAGACATGATGATTACGAGACGTCTACCTGCCTCGTACAAGCTTAACACTAATTCCGTTGGCTAGACCTAAATTGTGAGGCATGAAAACCTTTCCGTATTCTGTACATAGAAAGTAAACAGAAATCAGCACCACTCTCCCCACTCCCAATTTTAAAACTTCCCCAGCACTTGGGCAGAAGTAGTAAAACTGTCTTCATGTGAAGATCCTGCCACATGCCACCGAACCAGAGCCTTTGGGTAGAACGTTCTGGATACATAACTGtaccagagagacagggaagcgGACGTACCTAGGAAAACCCAAATGTTCCTCGGATCCTGAGACAGCTGATAGGCACCCAGGCCTGCTAAACTTCCGAAAAGAAGGCCAGCAGCCAGTGACGGGACGCTACCTGCAGAGAAGCAAACACAGTCCTGCATTATAACGTCAGACACTCATCAACAGAAGTCACCAGATTTCCTTTCCCTCCAGGGGAAAACAGCCAAGAGAATTTCTCTCAACACAGCTCATAACCAAGGAGCTCTCAAGCAGGCAAATGTGTTGCGGCGTTTGCTATTTTACGGAGAAGTCGGGGTAACGTCACATTATTCCTCTCCTTTTTAATATTCAGACACTTGCATCTGGGGAGCAAAGAAGGGCTCCTAACCAGGCCTGATGAACCTGTCAAGCGTTGGAACTGTCCACAGGCAGAACCTCAGGCAAATCcccaaaggagaaggaaataggggcagtgaattaaaacaaaaccaaacctggagAGTAAAaattctggggtgtgtgtgtgtgtgtgtgtgtgtgtgtgttggggtggggaaTGCAGGCTAGGAAAGAGGTAGAAACAGCAGGTTTGCTGATAGAACTATGCCTGATGAGAAAAGAGGTTTCTGCCTACTCCAAAGAGCACAGAGATAATAACACCCAGGGGTCAAGGCAGATGTGTGGTAGTCGATGATAATAACAATCTACTACCACTCCTGCCCGGCATCTTAGATAAAGACACCAAGAACAAGGGAGTAGACAAGAAGCTTGACTGAGGTCAGCCAGATAATGGGAAAGCAAGTGCAGGGGCAGCTACGGGACTGAAAAGGAGCCTGTACCCCAGCTAGAGGGCTTCAAACAAACCTGACTCAAACAAGACTGAACTCTGGGGACCCCGGGGACTCACTCTTTACCAGCAACAACGTGAAGATCTTAAGAGGTCAGGTAGCTACAAACCATACCTGCTTTTGCATAGCCAATGATCCCACCAGAAGCGACCAGTGCTGCATAGCCAAAGCCAATCCAGTGTAAAGGCACTCTGAAAATGAAAGAGTTAAGAAACCAGTGCCAACcatgtctaaaaaataaaaaccacaatcaCAGGATGGGACTAAAACGTCATCATTCCAGAACAGTCATATCActgtacaaatgaaaataaagcctAGAGGTTAGAGGACTTGCCTGGAGACAGTGACGGAgccgggactcaaactcaggttCCCGGCCTACGTGACCAATGCTCCGATACCCCAGGCTGTCCGGCACTCTACGCTTAGTGCACTTTTCAGATCAGGAAAGAAGCTCTGGTTTTGAGAAGTTCTTGGCTATTCTACTCCCATTCACTGTGTACTTACAGCGGGCCAGAGTCCTTCTGCATTGTTCTCTTTCACTCCAACCAGACAGAAGAGTACACCTGCTGCACCTGGGAACGAGGGACTGGATCAGAGGTGGTAAACAGCACGTCTCTCTAGCAGTCAGAAAGAAGTGGATCCTAGTTCCAGCTCCACTCCTTAGCAGCTAAGAAGTAATGGACAAGCTCccaacctctctaagcctcagtttccttccttgtACCATGAGGATAAGAATGGTACAAATTTCCTACAGCTGCTGTGggcattaaacaaaataataagtaaacgtgCTCAGCCGCTAGTAAATGCTGAGCAGATACCAACCATTTTGGTAATAACCTCCATTCCAATAGCACAGGACTACAGGAAACAGCAAAATTCACGGACCAGCTCTGTCCAGGTGATAAGTTTACCTTTTCATCAGCTAACCAAATTATTACTGAATCGGAAACTAAGTATCTCCTGTAACCTTAATTCAGCTATTTCAGTTACCCCTTTCCACTCCTGCCCAAAGAACTGAATTCTTTCAAAACTCAACATGTGCAAAACTTTCAGACAGCTATTTAATTTTGCATCCAATTCCTAACTCTTGTTAGACTGGGTACGGTGAGGGGGGTAAAATACAGGAAAGTCCAAATCATAATTAACGTGAACACTTCGCTCTTGGCAAAGAAATGCATCTGGTATGGTTTAACTTGAAAGCAATACaaccttttgtttaaatttttaattgtcgGGCAGGGGCTACTTGGAATTGTGCCAGTCATTAATTGCAAGTAGCACTCAGCGAGATTTTCAAGCAGCAAGAGCAATAAAACCCCCAGGAAACTAATCACCGCTACGCTACACTGGTAAGCACTGGCCTCCAGAGCTCAGAGGTTCTGCAAGATTCACGACTACTTTAAGGAAAGCAGAAAATGCACGACTAGAAAGGAAACTGTGACGCAGCCTAAAGCCCCTGCCTGGATCTGGGGGACAACGAGTAGGCGGCAGCAAAGCCTCTTATATAACCCCAAACAAgtcaaaatgatataaaatagtaattaatTCCCAAGCACCGAACCTCTTTCCCCTACGACTGCACCGGTCGACCGCGGGGTACCAGCGGCGAGGCGTGGGAGTCCGGGCCCCGCCGGAAACGTCGCGACGCGCTCTGCGTCCCGAGGGCAAGGCGGACCGAGGGGTGGGGCGGAGCATGGGGCGGGGCTTGAGGCGGAGGTGTCGCGGCGCGCGCATGCGTTCCAGGAACGGGAGACGCCTGGGGCGGGGCTTGAGAGGAAGCGCCCAGGCAAGCGCTCTGCGTCCGGGAGGTGAGGCGGTGAGTCGCGGCGCGAGCCCGGAGTCCCTACGCCGGTGTTCCAATCGCCGATCCGGCCGTGCTGACCGGCCTTCGAAGCTCGGCTCGCCAGCAGCCCGCCTGAAACCCAGAATTTGAGTCGGGTCTTTCCAAGTGGCTTCGCGAGCTGGGCCAGGTTAACCTGGTGTAAACCAAAGGCATGCCATCCGGGAGGATTCTCACTCGCCGAATCGCGGTTTTTGCCTGCCATGGTTAAGAACTACTTTCTTCCTGCAGAGCTGGTGGCCACAAGCCAGACAATAATGTGGCTTTATTATTATCTGAGAAGCAACttaaaggaagggagaggataaGTGAAATATAATTTCCTACTACCGCAGTATGCGCCAGTGTCCACGAAACATCATCTCCACTCCCTCTCCAGATCTGCGTCTCTTCCCTGCGTTTCCTGCGCGACCACTCAATCACTGTAAACCAGAATTTGGGTGTTATCCTTGacgtctctctccccctcatccCCTGTAAGGATCAACGTAGATAAATCTTATAAATACAGTCTTCAGTGAAAAAAAGGAGATCGCAGCTCCCGCatcttccaaaacaaaaacttgtcaCTTGCAACATCTCTTAACCTTTTAGATACCCAAACTGAACCCTGTGGTTACCATCGCTGATTCTTACCAGCCAAAGCAGATAAGGACTAAGAAGAACCATTGGTAATTCTAGTAGGCCAGATCCTCACCAAATTACTGGAAGACTCCGCTTAGCAACCAACAACGGGACCTATCTTAACCACCTCGGAACGGACTTAGGGATGCACGCCTCCCGATACAGGTGTATACGTAAACCTTAGTTATCACCACCATGATCTTACCCCTGCCCTTTAGACTTAAATTGAACCACAGAGGATTAAGTTAATTACCTACAACTGTAATGCTTGGTAGAGCTGTTATTTGAAGTAAGGTCTTTCAAAACCTACACCTTCACCTTTATGTTGTATTGCCTCGTCATTCCTCAACCCGTAGCACACCCCATTTCTCTGTGTGTAGTCccaaaatttattgtcaaatacaTTGGCTCTCTGCTCTGTTTCAGTTAGTTACAGAGTAAACCAAATTAACGATTTGTGTTCAGTAATGTTTCTCATTGGCATTAACATATTTTAGGATATAGCTCAGTTCTCACCTAGGAACCCCTGAGCCACAAATGTGTCAATGGAGTGTGACCAAGATCGCGTGAGGGAGAAGTTTTTAGTCCTCTGGTCACTGGGGCTTCTTAACaggttgtttctgtttgtttctttcacaGAGGCCTAGGGTCCAGACCATGTTCGGTAGACAGACAAACGTAGCCACGCACATAACCAGAGCAGTAAAGTCCGTCGGCCAAAACAGAAGAGCTTGTGAAGAAGAAGGAATAGTGCCTCAGTTTCAGCATTATTTGACCCTTTTTGGAACCTCATTCGTGTGTGACTTCACACATTAAGAAAtcccaaaacaaaaatgtcagaaaCAAATTCCCGGTTGCAGTGTTTCACCTGACGTCTACTGAGGATCTACAATACCAGTTTCTAGGTGTTCAGGATGTATTTTGTAGCTTTGAAGAGGACCATCATCCATCAATAAAACCTTCCCCCAGGAAATTGATGAGTGAGGTTATGAAAAAATATTGCCTGCGTTCTCAACCCACCCTATCTGCCACATGCTTCTGGGACCTCatttatcagaaagaaaacacGCGGCGTGTTAATTGTAAGCCAGACACTGCATGAAGTGCTTTCCGTAGATGAACTGGTCTAATCTTCATACTATCCCTTGGACTAGAGACTCTTATTATCTCTTGCTTTCAAACACAAGAGGAGAAAGAGGTTACCTAATAGGGACATGGCCACTGGCcttaataaatggcagagctgccCTAACTCCTTTCGTCTGTTCTCAATACAGTGACCAGAGCACTCCTGTTATGAGTCAGTTGTGGATACATATGCTCAAATGCCTCCGATGGCCCCCTTTCTCACGCCCACCTCCGAGCACCTGCACGTGCTGcttcatcagcccagagcttctCCCCAGATCATCTCCCAGctcacttcctcacctccttTGTCTTCATTCAAAGGTCACCTGCTCAGTGAGGCCTTCCCGGATTATCTGGGTTAAAACTGCAATCCCTCCGCAGTTCCCTCCACGGCTTATTTTTCTCCATGACGCTTACCTCCATACACAGTATGCTGTAAAACTTACTGACTGCACAATCATCCTCCCACCCAGCACGTAAGTTCTTTGAGAAGGATGTTTATGCGGCGCTTGGAACGGTGCTTGGCACACAACGGCTGCTCAATGAGCATGGACTGAGTGAGAACAGATGTGGAGTAAGAGAGGCCAGTCTGCAGAGAGAAGCGTGAAGACAACACGTGGAGTTGGAGACAAGGTGGAGAGATCGCCCTGACTGCACCCTCTCCCTTTCTGAGCTCTGGTTCTCTTCTGTCCGACGCACCTGTGTCTTTGTTATAACTCCAGCCCCGTGCCCTCTGTTTAGAATAGCCAGAGCAGCTTTTTTGTGTCTCCCAGCTAAGTCTCTCTTAGCTGAGACAGCACCCCATTTCCTCTGCCAGAAATGCCCTTTTATCCTTGTCTAAAAACtcacatctcctttttttttattaaagtccTCAGTCAAGCGACCCCTGACCATCCCAGGCCATTACAGGTGTTCTGCGAAAGGGAGGTGAATGCCAAAAGACCTCCAAAGACCAAAGGAGCCGCTAGACCAAGCAAAAAGGCCGACAAGTCTAGCTTGACAAGAAATGGCCCCTTAGTAGGGGGCTTGTGGACGGAGTGTTCCTTTGGCTGCCACAAGACAAGTAGGTCTCTTGGATCCCACTCGCCCTAAGACTTGCTTTTCGAGTGCCAGGGGCAGGGagtatgataggaaaagataggattcagtaggcagagagggaagggtgaGGACCGGAGGTCCCTGGGTGTGGAAACACATATTTTGGGACAATGCTGGGAGCATCTGACCACAGAAAAACTCCCTCCGGGGTacggttcctcttaagaatgtaatagtcaccacctcctccctctcaggttcccc from Neofelis nebulosa isolate mNeoNeb1 chromosome 6, mNeoNeb1.pri, whole genome shotgun sequence includes these protein-coding regions:
- the TMEM14C gene encoding transmembrane protein 14C; this encodes MQKDSGPLVPLHWIGFGYAALVASGGIIGYAKAGSVPSLAAGLLFGSLAGLGAYQLSQDPRNIWVFLATSGTLAGIMGMRFYHSGKFLPAGLIAGASLLMVAKLGISVLNRPHQ